A genomic region of Spea bombifrons isolate aSpeBom1 chromosome 9, aSpeBom1.2.pri, whole genome shotgun sequence contains the following coding sequences:
- the RASGRP1 gene encoding RAS guanyl-releasing protein 1, which produces MGYRLSAGTAHHSDPSSIFIMGTVGKKKDTHRPTHGCTTIPKLALELKQIIHCTSHPKLHTVAPLRVMMPLGQLAKGASLDDLIHMCIQTFDNDGNVRESSELLQVMITMHGFLIPSSDLLTKLRTLYQDALGKRAMPFCLKICYFIRYWISELWIMFKTDSKLTKTMEEFQELVRAQGEESHWGLLDTAQINSRDWSRKLTQRIKPNCSKKRKVSLLFDHLEPQELAEHLTYLEFKSFRRISFSDYQNYIVNGCVKDNPTMERSIALCNGISQWVQLMVLSRPTPQLRAEVLTKFIHVAQKLQQLQNFNTLMAVIGGLCHSSISRLKETSSHVSHEVSKVLNEMTELLSSCRNYDNYRRVYNECSNFKIPILGVHLKDLISLYEAMPDFLEKEKINVPKLHSLYSHINELVQLQNIAPPLDANMDLVHLLTLSLDLYYTEDEMYELSYAREPRNHRAPPVTPSKPPVVADWASGVSPKPDPKTISKHVQRMVDSVFKNYDLDQDGYISQEEFEKIAASFPFSFCIMDKDREGLISRQEITAYFMRASSICSKLGLGFLHNFQETTYLRPTFCDNCAGFLWGVIKQGYRCKDCGMNCHKQCKELVVFECKKRLKYSTGDGSSLPDNAQPGAFLSASKGSTSDCLGVDGDSFSYVNGEDNDHSEVSKDRTIMLMGSSAQKISVRLQAAVKHRATQTEPETRSPCLQVPSPPQSLRPEPTYLLLSSPNPSPCPSPVPIRKRACAKWENKDSIRKAKEEGRGVKTAAQELEQEKTFLKEENTALKIQLKDAQRRIETLRAELRKYVLDGEPHGK; this is translated from the exons ATGGGATACAGACTGAGTGCTGGCACCGCACATCACTCCGACCCCAGCAGCATCTTCATCATGGGCACCGTGGGCAAGAAGAAGGACACCCA taGACCTACTCATGGCTGCACCACAATCCCCAAACTGGCTCTGGAGCTGAAGCAAATCATCCACTGCACATCCCATCCCAAACTACATACCGTCGCTCCTTTACGAGTGATGATGCCACTGGGGCAACTTGCTAAAGGAGCCAGCTTGGACGACCTCATACACATGTGCATCCAAACCTTCG ATAATGATGGGAATGTGCGTGAGAGCAGCGAGCTCCTGCAGGTTATGATCACCATGCACGGGTTCCTGATCCCCTCCTCAGACCTTCTCACCAAACTCAGGACACT ATATCAGGATGCTCTGGGGAAGAGAGCCATGCCCTTCTGCCTCAAGATCTGTTACTTTATAAG ATATTGGATCAGTGAGCTCTGGATAATGTTTAAGACGGATTCCAAACTAACCAAAACTATGGAGGAGTTCCAGGAGCTGGTGAGAGCACAAGGAGAAGAATCCCACTGGGGCTTGCTTGACACAGCGCAGAT AAACTCTCGTGATTGGTCGCGTAAACTCACTCAGCGAATAAAACCCAACTGCAGCAAGAAGAGGAAAGTATCTCTGCTGTTTGACCACCTGGAGCCGCAGGAGCTGGCGGAACATCTGACCTACCTGGAGTTTAAGTCTTTCCGAAGGATCTCT TTCTCTGATTATCAGAACTACATTGTCAATGGTTGTGTAAAAGATAATCCGACCATGGAACGTTCCATCGCTCTGTGTAATGGAATCTCTCAGTGGGTCCAACTAATGGTTTTGAGCCGGCCAACTCCACAGCTCCGTGCCGAGGTCCTCACCAAATTCATTCACGTGGCCCAG AAACTTCAACAGCTACAGAATTTCAACACACTGATGGCTGTCATCGGAGGCTTGTGCCACAGCTCTATCTCCAGGCTCAAGGAGACCAGCTCACACGTGTCTCACGAGGTCAGCAAG GTCCTTAACGAGATGACAGAGCTGCTGTCTTCCTGCAGAAATTATGACAATTATAGAAGAGTATATAACGAGTGCAGCAACTTCAAGATTCCCATTCTCGGCGTGCACTTGAAGGACCTCATCTCATTGTATGAAGCCATGCCAGACTTTCTGGAGAAAGAGAAGATCAATGTGCCCAAGCTCCATTCTCTGTATAGTCACATCAATGAGCTTGTCCAGTTGCAGAACATTGCTCCTCCGTTGGATGCCAACATGGACCTGGTGCATCTCCTTACA CTTTCCCTTGATTTATATTACACAGAAGATGAAATGTATGAGCTATCGTACGCACGGGAGCCAAGGAACCACCGGGCACCG CCCGTCACACCATCTAAGCCGCCGGTGGTGGCCGACTGGGCATCTGGAGTCTCTCCTAAACCAGACCCCAAGACCATAAGCAAACACGTTCAGAGGATGGTGGAT TCTGTCTTTAAGAACTATGACCTGGATCAGGATGGATACATATCTCAGGAAGAGTTTGAGAAGATAGCTGCCAGCTTCCCTTTCTCCTTCTGCATAATGGATAAAGACAG GGAAGGTCTAATCAGCAGGCAAGAAATCACTGCATACTTCATGCGAGCTAGCTCCATCTGCTCCAAACTTGGCCTGGGATTTCTCCATAACTTTCAGGAGACAACATACCTGCGCCCGACCTTCTGTGATAACTGTGCCGGCTTT CTATGGGGTGTGATCAAACAAGGATACCGCTGCAAAG ATTGCGGGATGAATTGCCACAAACAGTGCAAGGAGCTCGTGGTGtttgaatgcaagaagagattGAAATACTCTACAGGGGACGGCAGCTCGCTACCTGACAACGCACAGCCGGGCGCCTTCCTGTCAGCCAGCAAAGGGTCTACATCTG ACTGCTTAGGAGTTGACGGAGACTCCTTTTCTTATGTAAACGGAGAAGATAATGACCACAGTGAGGTGAGCAAGGACCGCACGATCATGCTGATGGGAAGTTCAGCTCAGAAGATCTCTGTACGACTTCAAGCTGCTGTCAAACACAGAGCCACCCAGACAGAGCCTGAAACAAGAAGTCCGTGTCTGCAGGTTCCCTCCCCACCCCAAAGTCTGAGACCCGAGCCCACGTACCTGTTACTGTCCAGCCCCAACCCATCCCCCTGCCCCAGTCCCGTTCCCATTCGAAAGAGGGCCTGCGCCAAATGGGAAAACAAAGACTCGATTCGCAAGGCcaaggaggaggggagaggagtCAAAACCGCTGCTCAGGAGCTGGAACAG GAGAAGACTTTTCTGAAGGAGGAAAACACAGCCTTGAAGATCCAACTGAAAGATGCTCAGAGACGAATTGAAACTCTGCGGGCAGAGCTCAGGAAATATGTTCTAGACGGCGAACCCCACGGAAAGTGA